The sequence below is a genomic window from Scatophagus argus isolate fScaArg1 chromosome 8, fScaArg1.pri, whole genome shotgun sequence.
AACCAATGTAATTTACTGAAAAGTAAGTTTTATCATATAAAAAAGATGGAAGGCTACgcgtgaaaaataaaaaagaaagcaaaagcagcAATAAAGGCATAGTAGCAGTGCTGCTTTAAagggtgtgtgtttcagtgtttttttagGTCATCTGTTTCTTAAAGTGATCAAACCCATTTTTGAGAGAAGAACGTGTACATTCTTCCTTTTGCAATTTGTAAGTCTAAATGATAATAAAGTGGAATTTCAATTTAATACACTCTGGAATTTGCTGATACAACTTTACACAGCATTAGCTAGGTTAGCTAAATTTAACTTGATATTTCTGTATAACCGACATTAATGAGCGAGTGGACCAGTATGATGATTATTTTTGACTTGCGCTACCATTACTAAGATTTTAGAATTTAGAATTTAGAGTGGTTGTTGTTAAGCAAAAACTTTGAAGTCTAAAGTTAATACACAGGAACAGAGATGACAAAAAACACGGGGTTTTGTCATCTTTAATGATGTAAGTATCTCAGTGCTAATATCATAGTGCTGTAATTTGTTGATAACTCTAATGACTTCCTATTGTCCCCACAGAAACCACTGTGCCTATGTGGTCCAGAAGAACATCACTTGCACCATGCAGGATGGGGTGGCCACATATGTGAAGGCTGAGTACACCACCAAGTGCATCTGGGGTCAGAAGTGTCCTGTTGTCATGTACGTGTTTGAAGAAAAACTTACCTTAGGCACTGTAATCcagtttaaaatgtgaaatgtacaATTTAGAACACACTCTATGTCAatgctgccctctagtgttCAAATGATGTTCTGTCATAATAATGTCAgtttttcaaattatttattttttttaaaaataataaaaacaactatCTTCCAgaattgctttaaaaaaatatcagtttcacAATTCAAATGACACCAGCTactttttttctcataaaaatTCTGAAGAGCCCCTTTCCATTTTATGTTTATTCAGAGTCAAGATGGTCTTGCTTTGACCTGCGCACCTACCTttatgaaatcaaatcaaacaaaaataaaaaagtaaaatagaaaaaaaagtaactttAACTTCATCTGCTGCAGAGTGCATGGATGTGCATCCATccagtgtaatgtaatgtccTCTGAAGTTATGGAAACACGAGTCAGGCTCAGAATCATAAAAGATCATCTTAAACAAGATAATAATACAGTTTGGTACTCACCCTGGCTCAGTCCTCGAATGCCACATCATCTATCCATGTTGAGAATAATATTATACCTTTATTATCTATCCTCCATGCCTCTCATCTCCCCACTCTCTGGCCTGTTCTCTTAattagtaaaaataaatgaaacaccTCTGGTATGAGTATTGTAATATACTCTTAACCTCTCATAGTAAACGTGTGTTCAATCATATTGCCTTCAGGTACAGGACATTCTACAAGCCAAAGTATAAGGTGGGTTATAAGACAGTGACTGAGCTGGAGTGGAGATGTTGTCCTGGCTACTCTGGAGAAAATTGCTATGATGGACCTACGTCCCTGCCTGACGTCGTGATGCCGCCTTTCAAGGGAGCAGGTTTGCCCCATCGCCCAGGCGTGAAGGGCTTCCCCCATGGCCCTAGACCCCCCGTGGACCAGAGGCCTGGAGGAGGCCAGCTGGAGCCCGGCAAACCCTTCCCCAGTGTGCCTGACCACAGATCAATACCCACAGGACAGCTGCCTGCTGGGGATGGAAAGCCAAACTATGGTGAGAATAAACTCCAACCAATTTATTGTAAAGTTCAAACCTTCTCTGGTGCTATTTATGTGTgctactatgtgtgtgtgcaggaaacaAATTTGGGATTTCAGGAGTTACTGGTGAACGTTTGGACCGCATGGAAGAGGACCTGCGTCGCCTCACCCAGGGTCTGGACACTCTCAACGGGGTGGTGGTTGGCCTTGAAGAGCGACTGCGCACATCTCTTCGGGAAGACACCAACAAAATCCTGGTGTCCCTGCTACCCAACACTCCCCGTGTGCCTGACTCCACAGTGGGATTTGGGGTAATCCCAGATGGGACTCCCGATGGACTGGAAGGAAGAGAAAGCTTCACGGATCTTGGAGACTTGGCAGGGAGGGTGACAGAAGTGAGAGATGAACTGCGAGCCAAAACTCACATCCTAGAGGAGATCCAGGTACTGTACCACTATGCTTGCACAAAAGTTGATATAGTAGCCTATCTCTGCAGATTGATCagttctcctccctccttccttagGGGATGGTCCTGGGACATGATGGTCAACTGAAGAAACTGCTGGAAGGACCTAGAGGAAAGCCCATCCCTGGCCCCAGCTCCACTACTCATCTTGACGAGATCCTGGACGCCAGGCTGGCTGGAGTGCGGGCTGAGATCCTGGATGGCTTTGAGCGCCGTCTGACCAATCTAGAGAATCACTGTGACACAAAGATTGGggaagtgcagcagcagtgccaCAGAGATCACATTGATGGTCAGGCACAAATGCAGCAGTCTCTGGATGGAAGAGAGACTGGGCTCAGAGAGGAGTTGGGTTCTTTGCAGGCTCAGATCCAAGGCCTAACTCTCACTGAGAGCTGCTGTGGACAGGTATGACCTATAATCTCCTCcacccttttcttttcttattttctttcttgccaATTAGATGGTATGATAGATGACATCTGTATGAAATATGAAGCTCCAGTCTGACAACAGTTAGCATAGCTTAAAAGAAAGACTTGAAAGAGGGGTAGCTGGGCTTTGTCCAAAATTGACGCTTTTAAAGATAGTTAAGGTACTTAAATAAAAACTCTGTGGTTTAATCTGTACATGTAATTTTACAAATGGTTATGTCCACAACAGTGACTACCTGCAGTACTGACATAGCAAGTTGCTGGACAACCTGCAGCAACTCCAAGAAGTCAATATGCCCAGCTTAGAAGTAGTCCAGCTTTTATACTTTAACTAAGTGCTGTACATTTCAGACTACTTTGCAACTCTATATTGTCATCACATATCGCCagacattttattcacttcCTAATGAACTAACAAGTTGTTGATCATTGCAGGTGAACAGTTTGTCCCAGCGTGTGCTACTGCTGGAGGAGTCAGTTAAAGGTTTGACAGAATCTCAGAGACAACTCCAGACTGCCCTTGCTGACCAGAGTATACATGTAGAGACACTGATTGAGACCCGCCTGGTGGACATAGAAGGACGCCTTAATGCCACAGAGGGTGGATCTGATGCTGTAGCCGGCCTCCCTGGTGGTCTGGATGGCTTCAAGACCATGCTAGAGGACAAACTGAGGACCCTGgaagagagagtgtttgtggCTGTTGAGGAGCTGAGTAATGCCACAGCTCCGGCACTCCTGGAGGGTCAGGTGGTCCCTGCACTGGAGACAGAGATTGAGTCTTtgaggaggagagtggaggGAGACCTGGGTGGCATTCAGAAACAGTTAATAGATCTGGAGCTCCTCTGCACATCTTCCTGCTCACCCTCCACCCCACCAGCAGGGGGTGTCAGTGTCACTGAAGTTGAAGAAGAGTGTGAGGGGATGGAGAAAAAGATCACTGATAGGTTGGACTCCCATTCAAACCAGCTATATCGCCTAAACAACACCTTGCAAAACTTGCTCTTCCGTATTGCCCAGGAGGACTCTGACAGCAATGTCCAGGGAGAGATCACTCTCCTGAAGGTCAACATTAACTCAGTGAACCGCACTCTGAAGGGCCTAAAGGACTCTCTTAGCTTCATTGCAAGTGAAGTGGGCCATGCTAACAACACCTGGGAGCAGAGAGAGCACCAGCTAATCAACCAGGTTCAAGGAATCACAAAACTAGTGGGCCACCAAGCTTCCCTCCTGGGGGCTGGGGAGAGGCGGCTGGCCCAGCTGAAGGGAGAGCTAGTGGCTTTGAAAAAACGGCTGTCTGGGGAACTGCAGGGTTGCCGGAGCACAGCAATAGAAGTACAGAAGGAGGTGAAGGACGTTGATAGCAGGGTGAGCAGGGTAGAGGGCCAGTGCGGCGGTCTGGGGGAGTTGGCAGAGCACTTGGAGAGGATCAGGGCAGAGCTTGAGAGACACTCAGACTCCTATCTGGCCCAGGTGAATGGCACCTTGGCCATCCATTCAGAACAGCTAGCTGAGCTTAAAGGGGAGGTCAAAAACTGTGCAGCCAAGGAAGGTGCTCATCCAAATGGAGACCACTAGCATTTCAGCTACagatttggttttttttttaagagactTATGTGCGCTTCCCATTAGGCTCAAGTgacttcttctgcttctcttccGTTTCAGACCCTATTTTTACAGATGACCATGACTAAACAAATGAAAGTATTTCTCGTAAGCCACCCACCTCCATTTCTCGAAATACGCTGACCTGAGCATTTAGTTCAGTGAAATAAGGAAGTTACAGAAGACACACCTATGGTTGCATAACTGGGCAATATTTTCCCTTGAGATTTTATTCCATAGggcattttatttcctctgatcgtgattgttttgttttctcattttgcttttttaactTATATGAAGTGACTGCATTTTTATGATGTTAAACTGTTTATATTAGAGAAATGATAACAAAACCAAGTGGTTGATATGGGACTATTACGCTGCTACGGGTTTCTAATGACAAGCACACTTGACATCCTCTGTGTGGACACTTGTCTGGTTTCGACAAAAAATACTGTACGTCATCTTGGTGCTATTTACGTTTTCGTAAGCTCTTGTTTTACACAAAAATTATGTATGTGTCTGCTTTGACAGTTGTTTTTGATTCATGATGCATTGCTCCAAGTTTCAGAGAAGCTCCAAAAACTCACCATCGGGGGACAGTGACAACGCATAACATGGTCTGGTAGACGGAAAGAAATAAAGTCTCAAACGCTTCAGGATGGCAGTGTTTTTTAGACACAATTTTGGCAATGTAGACCTTTTTTTGAAAGTACAGTAGACAATACTGAATAGAGGTAGGTGATTATTCTCATTGCCAGGTCAGCAAATACCAgtatcaatcaatcaatcaatcaatcaatcaatcaatcaatcaatcaatcaatcaatcaactaTCTTCCATAATTGCATACTACACCTTTAATCTGGGTAGCTATGCTCTGGAAATAACAATTGGCTGCATTCAATGCAGTACAACTTCATTTGTCCCTGTAAGGGGAACTGTATGCAGCAGCTCTCCAGTGGAGTTAATATGAGGTTTATAATGGAGTTATTATTGCCTGATGGTTTGCAGGCTGtaatttctttgtgtttttaaggaCAATAATAAACTGTCTGTCCATTTATTGTGTGTTAACAAATCTGAACaataaatatgagaaaaaagaaacactgtaCCTAAGAAAGCTAAAATAATCAACTGCAATAAGTTTTAAAATTATGGGTATGGGCACTAAATACATAAGAAACAAATTTATCAGAAGATATCGGAAAACATACAAAGCCTTAGAAAAGTGTCAAAAGTTAGCTATGAGAAATTGACAGGGATACTGTTGTTACTCCAAACTCAGTGACCCATCAGGCTCAAGATTAGCTACAGTGCATTGTCAgtgcaaacatttttacaaagctCTATTTTCATGGCAGCTGTGAACACAGATCCTTCTGTTTCATCTTTGAACAGATCTTAAAATTACTGTCCAGGCTGTTTCTGTCCTTCACCAACAGGCTGTTGAACCAGCAAAATAGGAATGTAAACTCTTTGTTGGTCACCCTTGGCAATATTggtcaaaacaaatgacaagTTACGGTATTAACCTGAAAATAAAGAACGTCTGGAAGCAGTTttc
It includes:
- the LOC124063643 gene encoding EMILIN-3 isoform X1, which translates into the protein MRTKLCHLVAQFFLLGVLLCVADSKGTFYGGHVNPFYGNRYNLYKAGLNPHYSPNKPMTRHKNHCAYVVQKNITCTMQDGVATYVKAEYTTKCIWGQKCPVVMYRTFYKPKYKVGYKTVTELEWRCCPGYSGENCYDGPTSLPDVVMPPFKGAGLPHRPGVKGFPHGPRPPVDQRPGGGQLEPGKPFPSVPDHRSIPTGQLPAGDGKPNYGNKFGISGVTGERLDRMEEDLRRLTQGLDTLNGVVVGLEERLRTSLREDTNKILVSLLPNTPRVPDSTVGFGVIPDGTPDGLEGRESFTDLGDLAGRVTEVRDELRAKTHILEEIQGMVLGHDGQLKKLLEGPRGKPIPGPSSTTHLDEILDARLAGVRAEILDGFERRLTNLENHCDTKIGEVQQQCHRDHIDGQAQMQQSLDGRETGLREELGSLQAQIQGLTLTESCCGQVNSLSQRVLLLEESVKGLTESQRQLQTALADQSIHVETLIETRLVDIEGRLNATEGGSDAVAGLPGGLDGFKTMLEDKLRTLEERVFVAVEELSNATAPALLEGQVVPALETEIESLRRRVEGDLGGIQKQLIDLELLCTSSCSPSTPPAGGVSVTEVEEECEGMEKKITDRLDSHSNQLYRLNNTLQNLLFRIAQEDSDSNVQGEITLLKVNINSVNRTLKGLKDSLSFIASEVGHANNTWEQREHQLINQVQGITKLVGHQASLLGAGERRLAQLKGELVALKKRLSGELQGCRSTAIEVQKEVKDVDSRVSRVEGQCGGLGELAEHLERIRAELERHSDSYLAQVNGTLAIHSEQLAELKGEVKNCAAKEGAHPNGDH
- the LOC124063643 gene encoding EMILIN-3 isoform X2; the encoded protein is MQDGVATYVKAEYTTKCIWGQKCPVVMYRTFYKPKYKVGYKTVTELEWRCCPGYSGENCYDGPTSLPDVVMPPFKGAGLPHRPGVKGFPHGPRPPVDQRPGGGQLEPGKPFPSVPDHRSIPTGQLPAGDGKPNYGNKFGISGVTGERLDRMEEDLRRLTQGLDTLNGVVVGLEERLRTSLREDTNKILVSLLPNTPRVPDSTVGFGVIPDGTPDGLEGRESFTDLGDLAGRVTEVRDELRAKTHILEEIQGMVLGHDGQLKKLLEGPRGKPIPGPSSTTHLDEILDARLAGVRAEILDGFERRLTNLENHCDTKIGEVQQQCHRDHIDGQAQMQQSLDGRETGLREELGSLQAQIQGLTLTESCCGQVNSLSQRVLLLEESVKGLTESQRQLQTALADQSIHVETLIETRLVDIEGRLNATEGGSDAVAGLPGGLDGFKTMLEDKLRTLEERVFVAVEELSNATAPALLEGQVVPALETEIESLRRRVEGDLGGIQKQLIDLELLCTSSCSPSTPPAGGVSVTEVEEECEGMEKKITDRLDSHSNQLYRLNNTLQNLLFRIAQEDSDSNVQGEITLLKVNINSVNRTLKGLKDSLSFIASEVGHANNTWEQREHQLINQVQGITKLVGHQASLLGAGERRLAQLKGELVALKKRLSGELQGCRSTAIEVQKEVKDVDSRVSRVEGQCGGLGELAEHLERIRAELERHSDSYLAQVNGTLAIHSEQLAELKGEVKNCAAKEGAHPNGDH